A window from Drosophila subobscura isolate 14011-0131.10 chromosome O, UCBerk_Dsub_1.0, whole genome shotgun sequence encodes these proteins:
- the LOC117896347 gene encoding protein unc-80 homolog isoform X8, with protein sequence MVTTNAGATATATTNNNNLQTNNNSHAANNNNDDFDFDQDDGLQDLGLPVSVQTFLWRQIAPFIRPKLGKLHESTCLFCQHAPGHHESKEACKSFEKVLVQNIQFGLSPPLTKALGAIPRWRLLQGALPHVMHACAALLYNRVKDMQAIGPVETKLLYTMQWILLYAAEECADDEGGEELGLGETPAEPKSKPIQQYLFSVPTIALFVYLFAPIISHLKESDFQNFRLENGIKLWQGMWDNRAPGAPCFTAPVKPKARNLLCAPTPKGSTDVFPTRKHSLSADAMSPKNDSPQSGISDYGRQDEEGSWVSSPKEFAFPETIPEEASSVEDERVVIFRLPSAPQLMDNSFFTADASLLQQQQSQSRRGSRQSMNSRDKDKVPSTKFEFDQQELMRGASMKEKRSASIEKETDSDKSESVKADVSAATFLDVAVLRCLFISHWQEEGIFWSLQYLYNRLSDIGEEAAITLNQPRKRSNSLPIPQIEISLYQGPGSNSRDSPGSSVVKDYIEIPEPAPTVTAVVEDTPTAPSSSERRGSEKKKRVKMADLRAFVETKMFSKSEKNLEKEYHRSLDTGEKKLSRSASMISREPASNLIKGKSMPSLSCLLDSGFYRYVEPPKAPRPSQVACPRSTAFYPRNPIITVTEHTPTPSPDYIKRQGSIDSQLDALSNGGSIGGMGGNGGGNGSGGAGSTTTRYRGQMLRSHTDSHIDYTGVDESEAPGSSFYITRDGGIDYEIILLAISNVFKRDPALVCSLRVLEAGLNICELLIEMGVLKLGEHAHEISMSITRRALQVLGCPHGCNDGVRGPPADFLRNQCQKILSRMLRQAGQRTKRYMQEMVKTSPLPELIDYFHAFLAFCVDPSSLLSPLTHKRPSGYKNANTDLGGVPGQGGYSTNFSGGMSGGAESQVVGAVFKPLVSRFVEASKDLKSPENIALYGDIRQLVTYVKGAHGGPFRMVALSGILAVTPRPHKKGPTAQTTRVIRHIPQSNVTHSIQNDDNRSQRRLLLKKRSTSSACAVSLLETETCEEHYKTSQSPLSNFRRRTTGVRPTLTPRHSERALLSDSTSSSERNSLGRLSGLVRWFRGTPKEASSIDLEIGSLNPEISSTFMRHASLKIQRGRSSDGIGRSIQRAKRRVERRLNRFGGIVKGKKKVGGIEETADFSRRSSSDMCDGPRESEVVILKERKLVPTEPVRVGMLRLSFLLETCAPGSFPDPQLVAAVLDLPQAPLVSRATFLLECAHFVHLCNKGQWPAWMKQNVGSYRASGANINVNQMKQQVSQTSARRTHILQRAAGKMFHQWAEIVGARLEEILFTERLQYEAVNASLTDPEKQRELLQQDEEEDFLDETSVNPHGNDCPHSLKLIACVLLFEITAFLRDTYIMLPKTSKLIHRDKPAPWEKVYREANRRWSMALSSMGHSQTSAQSLQSIAAGNDGAGQSERKISFVLHEPDNESENSSNTTLTKEGEDAPRRPTAASAVRPFLLRRGTATTTGGSFKRRSLKLRRNTKDSKEIETDFNTQSRRKVSSLSDRSDTSEQGMISGGEESPGILSDDQQPESPTDSNENDDTAKNMPWLKAVIEMMSSYNYYCTHKGYCHPFCYKRHMRSCTRLIKATRKVYGEEFGFTFDADHPTVEPTVISSSKPHTSRARSTRKVSEQSSTQTSPSKRKDSLSRKDRISDDPDLEMAEKLAKAFRQEKEKKLQEEPPILKFIRVHIRNLFHFPFATLLKGAVVLTEEMVIEAMPAAWELLLETNHDTATSSAAVFLMGSVKAQNFAFDIMQRALKHRDPDIRIGAIQRYLVLWKCRFHVWPRMEDNAHDVTFKVPPGGIEFTLPSPKIGIESLPVVDPPWMPVQQTKDMDVTLNQDRHRSLVTATKSRKMQQTEAIRNALRQQRDKQRAERHSFLITMIPISQQASHEPGMEKLEDHEDQEELDGTRMSSHLHHSHSLFPSVLCSSVMQIVGCLDDAAIGSDGNAVYEIAYQVIWVCLVEESALFLRYVFERLTRDRQDQMFKLLRHLIRFVPRLPQQAAFALYNSIIGYIMFYVRSSNELKQELVGSALSVLWMVVHSVHGIMFKDLKQILRKEQCDASILLTANVPAAKKIVVHGPADDDYNIPSQFPVQEDTLFCQLLKEALDYYPIDEKNTSHYCLVDYKSSKILNPNWYIRDLYFFKRSQYPEVRLMLMRPEESFLALQKQELTKKFVEIGKVHLTWAILKNVDMVVQRVVFLHEELMKLPSFPRKALEVDLDLHHGGEYGKVLLGLDVLHKFMWVRLIARMFEAMAGNFAYSADIQLFLNVLSGASILHAEDSCIMRYVMATFINAAFNFKNIFSTNGYFMIMPTLLQVYSLHQTNKLITTTIEYAVKQFYLLNRKPFILQMFGSVSAILDTDEDGTYGEAHKVQSSCLFNLLLSLEDPSPDPLNIAELVKEQKPLKAIDFCYHDEDDDVTVLDCITLCVMVVSYSAESTRGYQMLIILEAILPCYLQQIQSPSYIPLQGKSERDIILQLAVAIRTMVHNCEGLAKSYNGPYRNSPEHKGSSQRNCSRGPPCSPGLDFEEESHPKYVTDARTKSMMDSAEDSEMIRTEYRRPRDVLLSVVADFLTKSTARLAELAKKMPADTKPTEVLDAKCHIRLADIAHSLLKVSPYDPESMACRGLQRYMQAVLPRAEWSNDTLRNALVTILRRIDKVFLKISKKPSIRRNTDWEAAAGLLKGIHETIIRHSYVLHWQQMKTLISTVQNLIVNEPGSGIPEGVSSAGAALMSQNPPAFFCSAVVRLVALQVVSPVDCFSLVQICGGSAEFATQEKAEGFLMHLIMPLCLKVCSGRGVSDVGELKMTDVTFLLTAVLNAMSPPAGRTGQAVSQINRVTGDLRAGSLTFTGSRDAKRPARISGSLYQAAFLALRIVCICFENRLSTEWPRIVRVMRDLGRRNEAAPDLWSFMEFVVTHRTPLYIVLLPFIMHKISQPPIGDHERHMQFIIRERLRGTPPQGGIKSKGALLLELARELRDLRDELEEKRYVSTDRESSEQKKSDTPAATSAADAHKSQQRPSLISIFTGTTTGQATHSHVSAVPIDSRSGSGGICTPSDTLSQQTLHPPRESLSSSSTGRDPHTTTSESQSGDGEAGSAPTLVGAAPSGSGHGTSGTASALPSHMSHSQSLQQPTFKAQPPKLRFVSSVEFRHSSGETSTTPLSPESPAEDSSGDHTRSRLQRSKAASRKTFRLKRSRLTPMEPPSIVTSLSQEEQQPQAQPKALGEISWDSVSQTSSTSGYRDNNSLQTGLLSPDGSLGGLTLGRSPSQHSLLMVFEGQDEDTLI encoded by the exons ATGGTGACCACCAATGCCGGCGcaacggccacagccacaacgaacaacaacaatctgcAGACGAACAACAACAGTCATGCGGCGAACAACAATAATgatgactttgactttgaccaGGACGATGGCCTGCAGGACCTGGGCTTGCCGGTGTCCGTCCAGACATTCCTGTGGCGCCAAATAGCACCCTTCATCCGGCCAAAGCTCGGAAAACTACACGAATCAACCTGCCTG TTTTGTCAACATGCACCGGGACACCAT GAGTCGAAGGAAGCCTGCAAG TCCTTCGAGAAAGTGCTCGTGCAGAACATACAGTTTGGTCTCTCGCCGCCTCTTACGAAGGCCCTGGGTGCCATTCCGCGCTGGCGACTGCTGCAGGGCGCCCTGCCACATGTCATGCACGCCTGCGCCGCGCTGCTCTACAATCGGGTCAAGGATATGCAGGCCATTGGGCCCGTGGAGACCAAACTGCTGTACACGATGCAGTGGATCCTGCTCTATGCGGCCGAGGAGTGTGCCGACGATGAGGGCGGCGAGGAGCTCGGCCTGGGCGAGACTCCCGCGGAGCCCAAGTCGAAGCCCATACAGCAGTATCTATTTTCCGTGCCAACGATTGCA CTCTTTGTGTATCTGTTTGCACCTATCATATCCCACCTGAAGGAATCGGATTTCCAAAACTTTCGCCTCGAGAACGGTATCAAGCTGTGGCAGGGCATGTGGGATAATCGCGCACCCGGTGCTCCTTGCTTTACGGCTCCGGTGAAGCCAAAGGCCCGCAATCTGCTCTGTGCGCCAACTCCCAAGGGCTCCACGGATGTTTTTCCCACCCGAAAGCACTCGCTCAGCGCTGATGCAATGTCGCCCAAGAACGACTCGCCACAGAGCGGCATCTCTGATTATGGCAGACAGGACGAGGAG GGCTCCTGGGTATCTTCTCCCAAGGAATTTGCCTTTCCCGAGACCATTCCCGAAGAGGCCTCCAGCGTGGAAGACGAACGTGTCGTCATATTTAGGCTGCCATCGGCGCCACAACTCATGGATAATTCATTCTTTACG GCCGATGCCAGCctgctacagcagcagcaatcgcagAGCCGACGCGGCAGTCGTCAGTCCATGAACTCCCGCGACAAGGATAAAGTTCCCTCCACCAAATTCGAGTTTGATCAGCAGGAACTGATGCGTGGGGCGTCCATGAAGGAGAAGCGCAGTGCCTCCATCGAGAAGGAGACGGACTCGGACAAGTCGGAAAGTGTCAAGGCAGATGTCTCGGCTGCCACCTTCCTCGATGTGGCAGTGCTGCGTTGCCTCTTCATCTCGCACTGGCAGGAGGAGGGCATCTTCTGGAGCCTCCAATATCTATACAATCG TCTCAGTGACATTGGTGAGGAGGCGGCCATTACCTTGAATCAGCCGCGAAAACGTTCCAACTCCTTGCCCATACCACAAATCGAGATATCGCTGTATCAGGGTCCCGGCAGCAACAGTCGCGATAGTCCGGGTAGTTCTGTGGTCAAGGACTACATCGAAATACCAGAACCAGCGCCCACAGTGACAGCTGTTGTTG AGGATACCCCCACAGCGCCCAGCAGCTCCGAGCGTCGCGGCAGCGAGAAGAAGAAACGCGTCAAGATGGCCGATCTGCGTGCCTTTGTGGAGACGAAAATGTTCTCGAAATCGGAGAAGAACTTGGAAAAA GAGTACCATCGCAGCCTGGACACGGGTGAGAAGAAACTGTCACGCTCTGCATCCATGATCAGTCGCGAGCCAGCCAGTAATCTGATCAAGGGCAAATCCATGCCTAGTCTCAG CTGTCTGCTTGATAGCGG ATTTTACAGATACGTAGAGCCACCCAAGGCCCCAAGGCCATCCCAGGTGGCATGTCCACGCTCCACGGCCTTCTATCCACGGAATCCCATTATTACGGTGACAGAGCACACGCCCACACCATCGCCGGACTACATCAAGCGACAG GGCTCCATTGACTCGCAGCTGGATGCTTTGAGCAATGGTGGCAGCATCGGTGGCATGGGTGGAAATGgtggtggcaatggcagtggcggcgctggcagcaccaccacccgcTATCGTGGCCAAATGCTGCGCTCCCACACAGACTCGCATATCGATTATACCGGCGTGGATGAGTCCGAGGCACCCGGCTCCTCCTTCTACATAACTCGCGATGGTGGCATCGACTACGAGATTATTCTGCTGGCCATTAGCAATGTGTTTAAGCGGGATCCAGCCTTGGTGTGCTCTCTGCGCGTGCTGGAAGCGGGCCTCAACATTTGCGAACTTCTCATCGAAATGGGTGTGCTGAAGCTGGGCGAACATGCCCATGAGATTTCCATGAGCATCACACGACGCGCACTCCAGGTGCTCGGCTGTCCGCATGGTTGCAATGATG GTGTTCGCGGTCCTCCTGCGGACTTTCTGCGCAATCAGTGTCAGAAGATTCTGTCCCGAATGCTGCGCCAGGCTGGACAGCGCACCAAGCGTTACATGCAGGAAATGGTCAAGACATCGCCGCTGCCAGAGCTCATCGACTACTTCCATGCCTTTCTGGCCTTCTGTGTGGATCCCAGCTCGCTGTTGTCGCCATTAA CTCATAAACGTCCGAGTGGATATAAAAATGCTAACACCGATCTTGGCGGTGTACCAGGTCAGGGCGGCTATTCGACAAATTTTAGCGGCGGAATGAGCGGCGGCGCCGAATCCCAGGTCGTTGGCGCTGTCTTCAAGCCGCTGGTCAGTCGCTTTGTGGAGGCAAGCAAAGATCTTAAATCACCCGAGAATATAGCTCTATATGGCGACATACGGCAGTTGGTCACCTACGTGAAGGGTGCCCATGGTGGGCCATTCCGTATGGTGGCACTCAGCGGCATTCTAGCCGTCACACCGCGTCCCCACAAAAAGGGACCAACGGCACAGACTACACGTGTTATAAG ACACATTCCACAGTCCAATGTGACGCACAGCATTCAGAATGATGACAATCGCTCCCAGCGTCGTTTGCTGCTCAAGAAACGAAGCACTTCTTCGGCCTGCGCGGTA AGTCTGCTGGAAACGGAGACGTGCGAGGAGCACTACAAGACCAGCCAATCGCCGTTGAGCAACTTCCGACGTCGCACGACTGGAGTGCGTCCGACACTGACGCCACGGCATAGTGAGCGTGCGCTGCTCTCCGATTCCACGTCCAGCTCGGAACGCAATTCGTTGGGACGGCTCAGCGGCTTGGTGCGCTGGTTTCGCGGCACGCCCAAGGAGGCATCGTCCATTGATCTGGAGATTGGCTCACTGAATCCAGAGATATCCTCCACATTTATGAGGCACGCCTCGCTGAAGATACAGCGTGGCCGGTCAAGCGATGGCATTGGGCGGTCCATACAGCGCGCCAAGCGACGCGTCGAGAGGCGGCTGAACCGTTTCGGCGGCATTGTGAAGGGCAAAAAGAAGGTGGGCGGCATCGAAGAGACAGCGGACTTCAGTCGGCGCAGCTCCTCGGATATGTGCGACGGCCCACGAGAGTCCGAGGTGGTCATACTCAAGGAACGGAAACTCGTGCCCACGGAGCCAGTGCGTGTGGGCATGTTGCGGCTCTCCTTTCTCCTGGAGACTTGTGCACCCGGCTCCTTTCCCGATCCCCAACTGGTGGCGGCTGTTCTGGATTTG CCGCAAGCTCCTTTGGTCTCGCGTGCCACTTTTCTGCTGGAATGCGCACACTTTGTGCATCTGTGCAACAAGGGTCAGTGGCCCGCCTGGATGAAGCAGAACGTGGGCAGCTATCGAGCGTCGGGTGCCAACATCAATGTGAACCAGATGAAGCAGCAAGTTAGCCAGACCAGCGCCAGGCGCACCCACATCCTGCAGCGAGCGGCTGGCAAAATGTTTCACCAATGGGCGGAGATAGTGGGTGCCCGCCTGGAGGAGATACTCTTCACGGAGCGACTGCAATACGAGGCGGTCAATGCCAGTCTCACCGATCCCGAGAAGCAgcgggagctgctgcagcaggacgaggaggaggacttcCTGGACGAGACATCCGTGAATCCGCATGGGAATGACTGTCCGCACTCCCTGAAGCTGATCGCTTGCGTGCTGCTCTTCGAGATTACGGCCTTTCTGCGGGATACGTACATCATGCTGCCAAAGACATCGAAGCTGATCCATCGGGACAAGCCAGCGCCCTGGGAGAAGGTCTATCGTGAGGCAAATCGCCGCTGGTCCATGGCTCTCAGCTCCATGGGTCACTCGCAGACATCGGCACAGAGCCTGCAGTCCATAGCAGCTGGCAACGATGGCGCCGGCCAATCGGAACGAAAGATTTCCTTTGTGCTGCACGAGCCAGACAACGAGTCcgagaacagcagcaacaccacgTTAACCAAGGAGGGAGAAGATG CACCTCGACGTCCCACTGCTGCTTCGGCAGTGCGTCCATTTTTGCTGCGTCGTGGCACAGCCACCACCACGGGCGGTTCCTTCAAGCGTCGCTCCCTGAAGCTGCGTCGCAACACAAAGGAcagcaaagaaattgaaaCAGATT TTAACACACAATCGCGACGCAAAGTCTCTTCGCTCTCGGATCGCAGCGACACCTCGGAACAGGGCATGATTAGTGGTGGTGAGGAGTCGCCGGGCATACTCAGCGATGATCAGCAGCCAGAGTCGCCCACTGACTCCAATGAGAACGATGATACGGCCAAGAACATGCCCTGGCTGAAGGCAGTCATCGAGATGATGTCCAGCTACAATTACTACTGCACACACAAGGGATATTGTCATCCGTTCTGCTACAAGCGCCACATGCGCTCCTGCACGCGGCTCATAAAGGCCACCAGAAAG GTTTATGGTGAAGAATTTGGCTTTACCTTTGATGCAGATCATCCAACGGTGGAGCCAACTGTCATTAGCTCCAGCAAGCCGCACACCTCGCGGGCACGCTCCACGCGCAAAGTCTCCGAGCAGAGCTCTACGCAAACATCTCCATCCAAGCGCAAGGATAGCTTGTCACGCAAGGATCG CATCAGCGATGATCCTGATCTGGAAATGGCGGAGAAACTTGCCAAAGCATTCCGTcaggagaaggaaaaaaagctgcaggaggagccacCGATCTTGAAGTTTATACGGGTGCACATACGCAATCTGTTCCACTTTCCATTCGCCACACTGCTGAAGGGCGCGGTTGTCCTCACCGAGGAGATGGTGATTGAAGCAATGCCGGCTGcctgggagctgctgctggagaccAATCACGACACGGCCACCTCGAGTGCCGCCGTTTTCCTAATGGGCTCCGTGAAGGCACAGAACTTCGCCTTCGATATTATGCAGAGAGCGTTGAAGCACAGGGATCCGGACATACGCATTGGCGCCATTCAGCGCTATTTGGTGCTGTGGAAGTGCCGCTTCCATGTGTGGCCACGCATGGAGGACAATGCGCACGATGTGACCTTCAAGGTGCCACCGGGCGGCATTGAATTCACATTGCCATCGCCGAAAATTGGCATCGAAAGTCTGCCGGTGGTGGATCCACCCTGGATGCCCGTGCAGCAGACCAAAGACATGGACGTGACGCTCAACCAAGACAGACAT CGTTCCCTGGTCACCGCAACGAAGAGCCGCAAAATGCAGCAGACGGAGGCCATTCGGAATGCTCTGCGCCAGCAGCGGGACAAGCAGCGAGCGGAGCGGCACAGCTTCCTCATCACCATGATTCCGATCAGTCAGCAGGCCTCACACGAGCCTGGCATGGAGAAGCTGGAGGATCACGAGGATCAGGAGGAACTCGATGGCACCCGCATGTCCTCGCACCTCCATCACTCCCATTCGCTCTTTCCCTCCGTGCTGTGCTCGTCCGTGATGCAGATTGTGGGCTGCCTGGACGATGCTGCCATTGGATCGGATGGCAATGCAGTGTACGAGATTGCCTACCAAGTGATTTGGGTGTGCCTGGTCGAGGAGTCGGCACTCTTTCTGCGCTATGTATTTGAGCGCCTTACCCGCGATCGACAGGATCAAATGTTCAAGCTGCTGCGACACCTCATCCGCTTTGTGCCACGTCTGCCCCAGCAGGCGGCCTTTGCGCTATACAACTCCATCATTGGATACATCATGTTCTATGTGCGCTCGTCCAATGAACTCAAGCAGGAGCTCGTGGGATCAGCCTTGTCTGTGCTCTGGATGGTGGTGCACTCTGTGCACGGCATTATGTTCAAGGACTTGAAGCAAATTCTGCGCAAGGAGCAGTGCGATGCCTCCATTCTGCTCACAGCAAATGTGCCAGCAGCCAAGAAGATTGTCGTACACGGACCGGCTGACGATGACTACAATATACCCTCACAGTTCCCCGTGCAGGAGGACACGCTGTTCTGCCAGTTGCTGAAAGAGGCTCTCGACTATTATCCCATTGATGAGAAGAACACGAGCCATTACTGCCTGGTGGATTATAAGAGCA GCAAAATCCTGAATCCCAATTGGTACATACGCGACTTGTACTTCTTCAAGCGTTCGCAGTACCCGGAGGTTCGCCTGATGCTCATGCGGCCAGAAGAATCCTTTTTGGCACTGCAGAAACAGGAACTGACTAAGAAGTTCGTGGAGATTGGCAAGGTGCATCTGACTTGGGCTATTCTCAAGAATGTGGACATGGTGGTGCAGCGTGTTGTCTTCCTGCACGAGGAGCTGATGAAGCTGCCCTCCTTCCCACGCAAGGCGCTCGAAGTGGATCTGGATCTGCACCATGGCGGGGAGTATGGCAAGGTGCTGCTCGGCCTGGATGTCTTGCACAAGTTTATGTGGGTGCGTCTGATAGCCCGCATGTTCGAGGCCATGGCTGGTAACTTTGCCTACTCGGCGGACATACAGCTCTTCCTCAACGTGCTCTCTGGCGCCTCCATCCTGCATGCCGAGGACTCATGCATAATGCGCTACGTGATGGCCACATTCATCAATGCCGCCTTCAACTTTAAGAACATTTTCTCCACGAATGGCTACTTTATGATTATGCCCACACTGCTGCAGGTGTATTCCCTTCATCAAACCAACAAACTGATTACCACGACCATCGAGTACGCCGTCAAACAGTTTTACCTCCTCAACCGCAAGCCTTTCATTCTGCAAATGTTTGGCTCTGTTTCCGCCATTCTCGATACGGACGAGGATGGCACCTATGGAGAGGCGCACAAGGTGCAGTCCAGCTGCCTTTTCAACTTGCTGCTCAGCCTGGAGGATCCCTCACCGGATCCTCTAAACATTGCAGAGCTGGTGAAGGAGCAGAAACCCCTCAAAGCCATTGACTTTTGCTACCACGACGAAGATGACGATGTCACGGTACTGGACTGCATTACGCTCTGTGTGATGGTCGTCTCCTACTCGGCGGAGAGCACTCGTGGCTATCAAATGCTC ATCATTCTGGAGGCCATTCTGCCCTGCTATCTGCAGCAGATTCAATCGCCCAGCTACATACCGCTTCAGGGCAAGTCCGAACGTGACATTATCCTTCAATTGGCTGTGGCCATTCGCACCATGGTGCACAATTGCGAAGGTCTGGCCAAGAGCTACAACGGGCCCTATCGCAACAGTCCCGAGCACAAAGGATCTTCGCAGCGCAACTGTAGCCGCGGACCGCCCTGCTCGCCTGGTCTGGACTTTGAGGAGGAGTCGCATCCAAAGTATGTGACGGATGCCCGCACCAAGAGTATGATGGATTCTGCTGAGGACTCCGAAATGATACGCACTGAATATCGGCGACCTCGTGATGTGCTTCTCTCTGTAGTGGCGGATTTCCTCACCAAATCCACGGCACGTCTGGCCGAGCTGGCGAAGAAGATGCCTGCCGACACGAAGCCCACTGAGGTGCTGGACGCCAAGTGCCACATTCGTCTCGCAGACATCGCTCACTCGCTGCTCAAGGTATCCCCCTACGATCCAGAGTCGATGGCCTGCCGTGGACTGCAGCGGTACATGCAGGCGGTGCTGCCTCGGGCGGAATGGTCAAACGACACTCTGCGCAATGCTCTGGTCACCATACTACGACGCATCGACAAGGTATTCCTGAAGATATCGAAGAAGCCATCGATTCGGCGGAACACGGACTGGGAGGCAGCCGCCGGCCTACTGAAGGGCATTCACGAGACGATTATCCGGCACTCGTATGTGCTGCACTGGCAGCAGATGAAGACTTTGATTAGCACCGTGCAGAACCTGATCGTTAATGAGCCCGGCTCAGGCATTCCCGAGGGCGTCTCCAGTGCAGGGGCAGCGCTCATGTCTCAGAATCCGCCGGCCTTTTTCTGCTCGGCCGTGGTGCGTCTGGTGGCCCTACAAGTGGTGAGCCCCGTGGACTGCTTCTCACTGGTTCAAATATGCGGCGGCAGTGCCGAGTTTGCCACGCAGGAAAAGGCCGAAGGATTTCTGATGCATCTGATCATGCCGCTGTGTCTGAAGGTCTGTTCGGGACGCGGCGTTTCGGATGTGGGCGAGCTGAAGATGACCGATGTAACCTTCCTGCTCACCGCCGTCCTGAATGCCATGAGTCCCCCAGCGGGACGTACGGGTCAGGCTGTGTCCCAGATCAATCGAGTCACGGGTGACCTGCGTGCCGGCTCCCTAACCTTCACGGGCAGCCGGGATGCCAAGCGACCAGCCCGCATTTCCGGCTCTCTCTATCAAGCGGCCTTCTTGGCCCTGCGCATCGTGTGCATCTGCTTCGAGAATCGCCTGTCCACCGAGTGGCCACGCATTGTGCGGGTGATGCGGGATCTGGGCAGACGAAACGAGGCTGCCCCCGATCTATGGAGCTTCATGGAGTTCGTGGTCACCCATCGCACCCCACTCTACATTGTTCTATTGCCTTTTATTATGCATAAG ATCTCACAGCCTCCCATTGGCGATCACGAGCGACACATGCAGTTCATCATTAGAGAGCGATTGCGGGGAACACCACCACAGGGCGGCATCAAGTCGAAGGgcgccctgctgctggagctggcccgGGAGCTGCGCGATCTGCGcgacgagctggaggagaagcGTTATG TCTCCACAGATCGCGAGAGTTCCGAGCAGAAGAAGAGCGACACGCCGGCGGCCACCAGTGCGGCAGATGCCCACAAGTCCCAGCAAAGACCTTCACTTATATCTATCTTCACAGGGACAACAACCGGCCAGgccacacactcgcatgtCTCCGCTGTACCCATCGATTCGCGCAGCGGCTCCGGTGGCATTTGCACCCCCAGCGACACTCTGTCACAGCAAACGCTCCACCCGCCGCGAGAGTCCTTGTCCAGCAGCTCAACGGGACGAGATCCACACACCACGACAAGCGAGAGTCAGAGCGGCGATGGAGAGGCAGGATCGGCGCCCACACTGGTTGGCGCAGCACCCAGTGGCTCAGGCCATGGAACTTCCGGCACAGCATCTGCTTTGCCCTCGCACATGTCGCActcgcagtcgctgcagcagccgacATTTAAGGCACAGCCGCCAAAGCTGCGCTTCGTTTCGTCTGTGGAGTTTCGACACTCTTCGGGAGAGACATCGACCACACCGCTGTCACCCGAGAGTCCGGCCGAGGATAGCTCAGGAGATCACACACGTTCACGCCTGCAGCGCTCGAAGGCGGCCAGCCGCAAGACCTTCCGGCTAAAGCGCAGCCGACTGACGCCCATGGAGCCACCCAGCATC GTTACATCGCTCTcacaggaggagcaacagcctCAGGCCCAGCCCAAGGCACTTGGTGAGATATCCTGGGACTCGGTCTCGCAGACGTCTTCCACATCCGGCTATCGGGACAACAACAGCTTGCAGACGGGCCTGCTCTCGCCAGATGGCTCATTGGGAGGTCTCACTCTGGGCCGCTCCCCATCGCAGCATTCACTTTTAATGGTGTTCGAGGGACAGGACGAGGACACACTTATTTAA